taaggtagttctattttcaacattttgaggaacctccatgctgtttttcaatatttaccctgaatgttaatgggctaaatgccccaatcaaaagacacagggtatcagaatggataaaaaaacaaaacccatcagtatgttgcctacaagaaactcattttagacgcgaagacacctccagatttaaagtgagggggtggaaaacaatttaccatgctaatgggcatcagaagaaagctggggtggcaatccttatatcagatcaattagattttaagccaaagactataataagagatgaggaaggacactatatcctactcaaagggtccgtccaacaagaagatctaacaattttaaatatctatgcccctaacgtgggagcagccaactatatcaaccaattaataacaaaatcaaagaaacacatcaataataatacaataatagtaggggacttgaacactcccctcactgaaatggacagatcatccaagcaaaagatcaacaaggaaataaaggccttaaatgacaccctggaccagatggacatcacagatatattcagaacatttcatcccaaagcaacagaatacacattcttctctagtgcacatggaaccttctccagaatagatcacatcctgggtcacaaatcaggtctcaaccggtatcaaaagattaggatttttccccccattttaattattatgtgttttgGTATGGATATCcttaggttaattttttttcagggttctcatttctttctggatctggatatctgctTCCTTCATCAGATTAAGAATTATTTGTTCAGGgatgccagagtggctcagttggttaagccactccCATctactcaggtcgtgatctcggggtcctgggatcaagtcccacatcaggctccttgctcagcagagagcctgcttctctctctgcctctgcctgcttctgctttctctctctctctctgacaaatacataaataaataaaatctttaaaaaaagaattatttgttcAGATAAATTTctgccctcctttcttcttctgaggTTTCTATCACGTTGCTGTTACTACACTTGATAGAGAAAGTCACAGAGTTACTTTTGTCTATTCTTATTTTTAGCTCTTATTTGCTCAACATGATTATTTTCCATTAGTCTGTCTTCCAGGTTGTTAGTTCATTCCTATGATTTCTCTAGTCTGATATTTTTCTatcaattacattttttatttcatttgttatgttcttcatttctgattggtTCCCTTTTATCTCTTTATTAAGGGTTTCACTGATgccctctcctcttttctcaaatccagtgattgtctttatgatcattactctAAATTCTCTAGTAGTCATTTTACTTATATTCATTTTGCTTTGGTGTTTTGAAGGgtctttgtccttttctttcattcgggatatattcttttttctcttaattttgtttaACTCTCAGACTCTATTACTTTGTGTTAGAtaagtcagctatgtctcttgCTCTCATAGGTGATGGCCTTATGATGAAAAGTTCCTGTAGTATCATGTagtgcagtgtcccctgttcTCCAGAGCCTGACACTTGACAAAGTGTCTCCAATGAGTGTGTGCTTTGCCATTGTGtctggccactttttttttttctttcagtccacTTGTCTGTAGAAGCTCTCTTTTACTGTTGTAGGCCCTGTCTTGTCTCTGTTCAGGATGGAGTTTATGTTTACCATGTGTGCAGTGGTCTGCTTACAAAATGCAACCTGCCACCAGGGCCATTGGAAGTGAGGCTCTGAAAAACTCATAGGAGTAGAGACTCAGTATAGGTAGGGATTTGTGCTGGTCTTTTGGAGAGTACCAGTAATATAAGACTGAGGAAACTTGACTGGAGAAGATGGAACCAAAAAAATGTAGGCAGGGGTGAGGTTTGTTGTAATCAAGTGGGGTAATGAGTGTCTGCACAGTTGTCATTCCTGCAGGTGGACCTATGGTTATGCTATGGAGGAGCAAGAGAACGAAATGTTACCTATTGGCTCCTTTGTTCATGGATACATCTTTCTGCTACCCCTGTCTCTCTAGAAAGCATTTAAAGATGAtgatgcacctgggtggcttagttgttaagcatctgccttaggctcaggggtggctcagtcattaagcatctgcctttggctcaggtcatgatcccaaggacctgggactgagccccaggatgggcttcctgctcagcaggaaacctgcttctccatctctcactccccctgcttgtgttccctcttttgctgtctctctctgtgtgtcaaataaataaataaaatcttaaaaagaaaggaaaagaaaagataaaagatttcAAGATGAGTAAATAATTCACTCCCATATGTTCAGGTATTTTTCAAACTACTGCTTCTATGCTGTAACTGCATGGGCTAATTGTAATGCTATGTCTTTAAGAACAGGGACTCACCTTACTAATGCCATTGGGGCTCTCACAGAgctgagctttatttttaaaatcccagacTTTAATTTCTACTAACTTAAAGAACTCATGAGTCAGCCCCTCTTTCTTTCAAAGTCAAATGTTATGACAAGTTGTCTTCCCATGTGAGATCCCAGTGGGATAACCTGTTAATCACTCTTCCCCTACTATCTTGGGGAAGAGTGGTCATGGTTTGTTTTGCTCATCAAACATCTTCCTGGCTTTGCTATATTCTTCAAAGTGACCTCTTCTCTAACTTTATTTGTGGAGTTTCCTCTGTCATTCTATGGGTCCTTCTCTCGGTTATTTATGCTGTTGGGAGTGTTACCTAGTTGCATCCATGGGATGAAGTCAGTTAATGGCCTTTTTACTTTGTCATCTTCCCAGTCTCCCTAAggcattttaaacttttattcttcCACTTGGGGATGCTTGAGCAAAATAGTGAGGGTTGCAATATACATTGTTTATAGAAGATCTGGAGAAGAGTCTGCtctcataagaaattaaaatggaagtttGAAAGTAATGATAATGGAGGAATGTAATAATTAATACTATCTATTTATACCTGATGTAATTAGGCAATAAACACTTGTACTTTTCTAAGTCCACACCATGAACTGATAACTGATTTTCAGGAAGGTTTATTCAGCAAAGTAGGACACAGTGACAAGAAGGAAATCCAGCTTAACaacatgggaggaaaaaaaaaagttacagttatttatatatttctgaaaGGATAATGTAACTTTGAATGAAAACATAAACACTTTCCATGTATTACTAAATTTATTCATATTATGAACCAAATGAATATTTGAACTGACATAAATTTTTGTTCAGTCTTTGCAAAAGAACTTtgtttacatttaattaaaatagtatgtttAATATGAGAATTTATGAAGGGCATAGAATTATTCATATCCTACtcacatagatatagatattttctttttgttatttcattaattcattacagaatattttgaatgtaaatgccTACCACCATAGCCTATAGCTTTATGAAACAACATAGAACTTCTTTCTCCAAATAGGAAACTTTATTTACGTAAGAAATAGGGTACTTCCTGAAAACTTCACAATTGCactaatttttttggaaaaaaaagtaaaaagcatattttttatgtattgcaagtgtttttctctttttctagggAAACCAAATAGAATATGGAAAATTACAACCAAACTTTAACCAATTTCCTTTTATTGGGGTTGTTTCCACCGTCAAGTATTggcctctttctttttattctcattgcacttattttcttaatggctCTTTTTGGCAATCTATTCATGATCATCCTTATTCTCTTGGATACCcatctccacacacccatgtattttctacttagtcagctctccctcatggacctgaactacatCTCCACCATTGTCCCCAAGATGGCTTCcaattatctctctggaaacaagtcTATCTCACTTATTGGTTGTGGGGTTCAGAGCTTCTTCTTCTTGACTTTAGCCTTTGCAGAAGCACTACTCTTGACATCTATGGCCTATGACTGTTATGTGGCCATTTGTCTTCCTCTTCACTATCCTGTTCACATGAACAAAAAAGTCTGTGTGCTAATGATAATAGGATCATGGACAATAGGGTCTATCAACTCCTGTGCTCACACTGTATATGCCCTCCAAATCCCTTATTGCCAATCCAGAGCCATCAACCACTTTTTCTGTGATGTCCCTgccatgttgactctggcctgcatggacGCCTGGGTCTATGAGTACACAGTGTTTGTAAGCACCACACTCTTGATTGTGTTTCCCTTCATTGGCATTGTATGTTCCTATGGCCGGGTTCTCTTTGCCATCTGTCGCATGCAGTCaacagaggggaggaagaaggcttaTTCGACCTGCAGCACCCACCTAACTGTGGTAACTTTCTACTATGCACCCTTTGCTTACACTTATTTATGCCCAAGATCCCTCTGATCTCCAACAGAGGACAAGGCTCTGgctgtcttctacaccatcctcACCCCCATGCTTAATCCcatcatctacagcctgagaaacaaggaggtgaTAGGTGCCTTGAGAAGACTAATTCAGAGGATGTGCTCTATAAAAACGTAGAGTAAGTTCTCATTAGTCCTTTAGCCTCAGAAGTAGATCACTTCTACCTTGTATACTCCTTAAGAACACTGATACTCCAAGATTGAAGAGAAGGACTAAAACAATCtagaagattaaaataattgAGATCTGACCAGATAGTTATATATTTCTAAAcacttgttctgtttttgttatggtaatttttagtaaatataaAGGACATAGTATTTCCTCTATCTTGTTTGCAGGTTTttctaatatgtagaaattataaTAGGGATTGCCCAACTTGATGATATCATTCAATATCATAGTTCTACTGTACTTTATATCCCAAAGTGACTAAAATAATGCAAAGAACAATAAATGCCATCACCTTGGTCATTTTATTGATAaccaaaatattgttttatttctattatagtGTATTCTTAACTGATGCATGTCATTTGTTTTATCTCCAAGTTTTCAGGACAGGTGATAGACATAGAGGTTTGTCAGAGACTTCTCATAAATTAGAATTTCTTACATCACTAGggaggaaatataaaaaagtttgcatcattttggggtgtctggatggctcagtaatttaagtgtctgccttaagctcaggtaatgtttccaggatcctgagctcaaggtcctgcttctccctctccctctgatgtttcccatgcatgtgctctctctgtgtcaaaaaataagataaaataaattaataaaataaaataaataaaataaaatccttggaaAAAATTTCTATCTTTTATGAGAGGATCTCTGAGATAGTTTGggtgattattttttaagttttatgtattttagaaagagagtgaaagagaaggagagagatcaggGACAGGGTAcaaaagggaggggagaaaaacacaagcagactccgtgttgagtgtggagcccaacatgggggctGGATTTTCCTACCCTGAGATattgacttgagccaaaaccaggagtcaaatACCTAACTAACCATGCCACCCCAGGAACCCCAATCTaggtggttcttttctttttaagattttagttatttgagatagagtgaggaagagaaagacagcatgaaaagggagtggggagggagaagcagaccctcccagttgggcaggaagcctgttgcTGGGTTTAATCCCGGGACCCCAGTTTCACGACCTatcctgaaggcagatgtttaaccaactgagccactcaggtacacctaatctaattctttttttaaaaaggttttattattcatttgacagagagagacacaacaagagagggaaaatgAGCAGGGTGGGGctggaaaaaggagaagcaggcttcctgccaagcagagatcccaacaCAGGCctagatcccagtaccctgggatcatgacatgagctgaaggctgGCACTTAATGACTGATTCACTCAGTCACCCCTAATTCTTAAGGGAGAAATCTAAAGGATATATAATTAGAGTTGGAGAAATACAAAATGGGCTGTAGAAGAATGGTAgctactttaaaattatttaaaaaattaatctgtgcaaattaataaatcaaaaaaCTCTTGAATGATTCCTTAATATATGCTAAAATTGTATATCTCATATAACCACTGTTATAAACTTATAACATAATACTTGCAATGAAAATGTTATGCTCCATTTGCTAGTCTCATAATTCTAGAAGATTAGCTTTGGGGGTTTGTTTGGCATCAACATTTGCACTTCAGTATTTTGAACAGCTATACTTGCTCGGTCATTTCCCTACAAAATTCCTGTCATTAATACCACTTTAACTTAATAATGGATAAAGGTCCATTACTATCAGGAGAGACTCTACTATACTCTTTATTTTCTAAGGATATGTGGGAAGAAGGAAACTAGAATTATCATCTAAGAAGCCATGGGTTATCCCAATGACAAAAATGGTGGATGAGTCACGTATTAGACTTGAAAATTATCACTCTTTCCCGAAATAGGTGATCCATATTTTAGAAAACATGATATGAATTGTAGgtttttatacaaaaaataatttaacatttagaAAGTTCTTGACTATTAACTGATTAAAAGCTTTACTTTGGAATGACACAGGTATGACTGCTTATCGTCTAATATATcatagaaatttttttcattataaggaATTGCATGATATTATAGCAATACTTAAAACAAACAGTTTCATGATTTTGAAATGATTGCCTCATACCACAAAATTTAAATCTCAAATACGGAGAAAAGATGATATTTATGACTTAGTATCAATAACCAAATACTTCTAAGCATTTACTGTTTTATCACttacttaaaatatgatttagaatACGATTAGCTAAAGTTCTAAGCtgaagcatatttatttattaacaaaaattttaattagaaacaattatgatttaaaaagagtaataggggggagtcaagatggcgtggaagtaggaggaggcaccatttcaacctgtaccctaaagtgagctgattacctaccaaagaactccgaccacccatgaaatcagcctgagatcagaattatacacgtctggatctctacaggagcagaagacgccagtggcaggtaaagcagactgggaacgtccgaagataaacaaaagggggagggagccaccagaggtgacctatcggaaagtaacaccccaacacgagagtgctctgcgtctggggaccagcattaacttggagtctggttgaaagcactcaaaaaacaaacagcaaaggatcgccagggtggggggggggtaatagtgggaacctgggcagttagggtcagggacctaagtccccggacccaggacagcctcccctggcgcggagccagagagagtgcggcggagaaatcaggtctccgtccctgagcagccagtgcacctgaacgccagcgcgcccgagaacgagtggggtctggctcccgtgaggggctgggagcctggccagacggcaatcctgaaacgcgcgcgtcccacaccctcccttgggaaaggtgctcataggcgctagcctggagctctggcagccagaaaaacagacattcccagctcgggacagcgggaaaatctcagtgcgcgatctctgctcggaacctctctggcggtctggagctgcctagacagccaccgctgccctggttttgggtacaacgaggagctcctgcatccccagggacagtgactcagaaccgactctgccagcagcttttgcaaaacagtctgaggcttctctctgagagggaggttggggtgctgtttgctctcctctaaacctccaaaaaccatcaaaagctgtcaaggcgagagaaagcagatgaaagaacataaaaacccccagagaacaaaaggctgaaaaaaaacagtttcctgaaaaaaaaaagagctcacccccttgaggggagcaggaggacctaactcagggaacatcattgtctgaaaacccacgtggcaggcccctcccccagaaaaccaaccaggaaggaagaaaaaaaaacaaaagactacaagagaacaatcaccactacttcataaatacaacttttatttttaactctttaccaatattctggttctttttaaattttttaacctattttttatactttttataattttttaacctatttaccatcacactgagatgtccagtacatcaaattctttaataaccttctaacctgaactttttgatacatatacccgtgtttttcttttgtttttctatttttttaattctttttaattttaacttagtttagtctagtttattcttttttaatttttattttctactatacatatagagttaaacttcaaggtaatcccctttccccaatcaatgctacccctataagcaaaccagtttctaatccccctgtaacttaggaaagttgagtcccttaacaaaaacatcaagataccttcaggaagaatcaaaataaccttcctcacccacactgagaatctataaccattctcccaatttttccttctgtcagtgtttctgtgaatttgtgtttgtcctaataatatataaaccttatacttggggttctttctgatgaggttcttcccttttttttgcttatatatacatatttttttctcttgtcatatacttttatcactctttttgtctgtctgtttttgtttgtatactccacaaatcttaccttgtggcccatttgggctgagccttctcttttatcttccctttttttcctatctctctctctcttttttttttcctttttttttcctttttttccctcttttctttccccttttttttctttcttcttctctatttctttttcttttcttttttctctcatttgggtggggaatcctgattgcacagaagcattccagggtgaacattgactgcaccacaatcgataagtccagctgcatctgtttagtcatctcttaccaaaatgactaggaggaggaatacccaacagaagaaaaatacagaggatgggccttctgcaacagagctaatggctatcgacatagacaatatgtcagaaaaggaattcagactaacaattatccaggcaatagctaggttggagaaagccatggatgaccaaacagaattgattagggcagaactgaaagccaccagggatgatgttcacaatgttagggcagaactgaaagccaccagggatgatgttcaaaatgctctcaatgagttccaatccaatctaaattctctaaaagctagggtaactgagacagaagatagaattagtgatctggaggacaaacagatagagagaaaggatcaggaggaagcctggaacaaacagctcagaagccacgaaaacagaatcagggaaataaacgatgccatgaaacgttccaacgtcagaattattggaatccctgaaggggaagaaaaagaaagaagtctagaagatatagtggaagaagttgtctatgaaaattttcccaatctcacgaatggaaacgttcatgtactagaggcagaaagatttcctcccaagattttagattctcgaaagtcctcacggcaccttatcgttaaaatggggaattatgtttcaagagagaccctcttaaaagcagctaggacaaagaagcttcttacatacagaggaaagcccattagaataacgtcagacctttccacagagacctggaaagccaggaagggctggcaaaatatattcagagtactaaatgagaagaacatgcaaccaagaatactctatccagcaagactgacatttaaaatggaaggagagataaagagtttccaagaccggcaaggcttaaaagactatgcaaccaccaaaccgacactgcaggaaatattaaggggggtcctttaaaagagaaaaaatcctaagaatatcattgaacagaaatatagaaacaatctatagacagaaagacttcaaaggcaacacgatgtcaataaaaacctatctctctataatcactctcaatgtgaatggcctaaatgcgcccataaaacgacacagggttgcagattggataaaacgacaggacccatccatatgttgtctacaagagacccattttgaacctaaggatacacccagactgaaagtgaagggatggagaagcatctttcatgccaatgggcctcaaaagaaggccggagtagcgattctcatatcagataaattagattttaaactaaagactgtagtcagagatacagaaggacactacataattcttaaagggactattcgacaagacgatctaacaattgtgaatatctatgcccccaatatgggagcacccaattacataagaaaactattaatcaagataaagagtcatattgatatgaatacaataatagtaggagatcttaatacgcctctctcagaaatagacagatcatcgaggcagaaaattaataaagaaataagagcattgaatgaaacattggaccagatggacctcatcgacgtatatagaacattccaccctaaaacaacagaatactcattcttctcaagtgcacatggaaccttctccagaatagaccacatactgggtcacaaagcaggactcaaccgataccaaaagactgacattattccctgcatattctccgatcacaatgctttgaaactggagctcaatcacaaggaaaagttcagaaggaactcaaacacctggaagctaaagaccaccttgcttaagaatgcttggatcaaccaggagatcaaagacgaacttaaacaattcatggaaaccaatgagaatgaagacacctcggtccaaaacctatgggatacagcaaaggcggttctaagggggaaatacatagccatccaagcctccctcaaaaacattgaaaaatccagaatacaccagctgtctctacaccttaaagaactggagaatcaacaacaaatcaaaccaactccacatgcaagaagggaaataatcaagattagagcagagatcaatgaggtagaaacaagagatacagtagaacgtatcaatgaaactagaagctggttttttgaaagaatcaataagatcgataaaccattggccacactaatccaaaagaaaagagagaaagcccaaattaataaaattatgaatgaaaagggagagatcacaactaacaccaaggaaatagaaacaatcatcagaaattattaccaacagttatatgccaataagctaagcaacctagatgaaatggatgcattcctggaaagctacaaactcccaaaattgaaccaggaagaaattgacaacctgaatagaccgatatctagtaatgagattgaagcagtgatcaaaaacctccccaaaaacaagagcccaggacctgacggattccctggggaattctaccaaactttcaaagaagaaataacaccagttctcctgaagctgttccaaaaaattgaagcagaaggaaaacttccagactctttttatgaagccagcattaccctgatccccaaaccaggcaaagaccctaccaaaaaggagaatttcagaccaatatcactgatgaatatggatgcaaagattctcaacaagatcctagcaaacaggatccagc
This genomic window from Meles meles unplaced genomic scaffold, mMelMel3.1 paternal haplotype, whole genome shotgun sequence contains:
- the LOC123936611 gene encoding olfactory receptor 2L5-like, which produces MASNYLSGNKSISLIGCGVQSFFFLTLAFAEALLLTSMAYDCYVAICLPLHYPVHMNKKVCVLMIIGSWTIGSINSCAHTVYALQIPYCQSRAINHFFCDVPAMLTLACMDAWVYEYTVFVSTTLLIVFPFIGIVCSYGRVLFAICRMQSTEGRKKAYSTCSTHLTVVTFYYAPFAYTYLCPRSL